GGATTGAGCCGGAAGACCCGCCAGTGAGGGCTGAGGGGCGCGGAAAATTCACCGCGTCAGGCCGTGGGGTGGTTGTGTGAACCCACCCGCGCGCGGTACCACTTACGCCATGCGTCAAACCCGCATGCGCGCGTCCGCGTCGGTCCGGCTCTCCTCCAGCCTCGCCGCACGCCCGTCTGGCCTGACGGCGTGCGAGCGGGCGTGTTGTCGCGGCACTGGTGTTCCCCCACTCCAGTAAGCCGTGCAACCGCGCTACCCGCCGGGTAGGCAATCCCGAAGGTCCCCCATGTCCGCAGACAGTGTGCAGGCGCTGCTCGAATGCTCGGTCACCGAGCTGACCGGGCGGTTCGTCACCCAGGCGCAGCCCATCCCCCAGGGTCTGCTGGAAGCGCTGGAAGCCGACCCCCGTCAGGGTGCCCAGGCGCTCGCGCGCAAGCTGCGCTCGCGCCAGGAGAAGAACCGGGCGGAGGGGCAGCGGCTGCGGCACCTGCTGAAGTTCGAAACGGAGCTGTGGGAGCAGGGCCTCTTGAAGGTCGCGGGCGTGGACGAGGCGGGCATGGCGCCGCTCGCGGGCCCCGTCGTCGCCGCCGCCGCCATCCTGCCCCGGGGCTACAAGCTCAAGGGGCTGGACGACTCGAAGAAGATCCTGGACCCGGACAAGCGCGAGGCGCTGGCGGAGGCGCTCAAGCGCGACGTGGTGGCGTGGGCGGTGGGCCGGGCGGAGGTGGAGGAGATTGATCAACTCAACATCTACCACGCGGGCCTGCTGGCCATGCGGCGCGCGGTGGAGGGGCTGGGGCTGACGCCGGACTACGTGCTGGTGGACGCGCGCACGATTCCCCAGTGCCCGGCTCCGCAGCGCGGCATCATCAAGGGGGACTCGCTGTCCCTGAGCATCGCGGCGGCGTCCGTGCTGGCGAAGACGACGCGCGACCGGCTGATGGCCCAGTTGGACGCGCAATATCCCGGCTATGGCCTGGCGGCGCACAAGGGCTACCCCACCGCGCAGCACGTGCAGGCCATCCAGGCCCTGGGCGTGCTGCCCATCCACCGCCGGAGCTTCGGTCCGGTGCGCGAGGCGCTCGGGCTGGCGCAGCCCTCCGGGCCCGTCCCGATGCAATCGGAGCTGTTCGCCGCTACTCCTGCCCCGATGGCGAAGCGATGAGCGCGGACAGGGACATCGACGGGTGGTTGGCGGAGCGGGGTGTCACGCTGATGGACGCGCGCGTGCGGGCGCGGGGCGTGCTGGAGGAGGCGGGACTCACGCGGCCCGGCAAGGCGCGGATGAGCGAACCCAAGCTCCTGCGTGCAGCCGAGGTGCTGGCCGAGCGCTTCTTCCAGGTGTGCTCGGATCCCGGCTGCCTCCAGGTGGCGTCGGCGAGCGGCCGCGAGCCCTTGCGTGTCGAGCCCCGGAGCCACTGCGCGCGGTGCGGCGGTTCCGCCAACCGGCGCGCGGAGGTGGCATTCGTGGAGATGTGCCACCAGCGCGGAGTTCAGCGCGTGGTGGTGGTGGGCGGCTCGCCCGCGGTGCGTGAGGAGCTGGAGGCGAAGCTGGGCGGCCACATCTCCCTGCGCATGGTGGACGGCACGGAGCGCCGCACGGCGGACCGCGCGAAGAGCGACCTGGAGTGGGCGGACCTGGTGCTGGTGTGGGGCGCCACGGAGCTGCACCACAAGGTGTCCACCCACTACACGCACCTGGCCTCCTCGCATCACCGCAAGGTGGTGCACGTGGTGCGCCGGGGCGTGGCCGCGCTGCTGGACGAGGCGATGATCCACTTGCAGCGCGCGCGCTAGGGAGCAAGGCGCACCCCGGCAGGAGGCTCCCGCTCCTGGCGCCTCCCCGAGCCGATTCGCATGTTGCCGGCAGGAGGCCGCATGCGAAGGAAGACACAGACATCCCGCTCACGGGCAGGCAAGACCCGCAAGCGGGAGGCCCCCGCCGGCTATCGCCGGGCAGAGGTGCCGAGCCTCCCGTTGGAGGGCTACACGCTCCCCGCGGTGGACCTGGAGCGCGGCTCGCGCGGCACGGGCGTGAGACAACTCCAGACCGCGCTGGTGAAGCTGGGCCACATGACCCAGGCGCAGATGGACACGGGCCCTGGAACCTTCGGTGCCCGGACGGAAGGCTCGCTCAAGAGGTTCCAGGAGGCGCAGGGAGTGGATGCCATTGGCGTCTATGGCCCGAAGACGCGCGCGGCGTTCAAGGCCCTGGGGGCGACGCTGGGTGGCGCGGAGACGCCAGCAGGGCTCCGCGAGAAGATCGTCGCGGAGGGGCTGTGGGGGGTCGCCAACCAGGACCAGATCCACTACGCGCAGATCCGCCCCATTGACGGCCTCCAACTGCGCCACAAGCTGCCGCTCGACATCGACTGCTCGGGCTTCGTGACGCTTTGCTACAAGTGGGCGGGCGCTCCCGACCCCAATGGCAACCGCTACAGCGGCGCGGGATACACCGGCACGCTCGAAGCCCACATGCTCCACATCCCGTTGTCCCAGGTCCGGCCAGGGGACCTCTGCCTCTGGCAGGGCAAGCATGTGTCGTTGGTCATCCAGGGCGGCGAGGATCCCCTGCTCATCTCCCACGGCTCGGAGGCGGGCCCCTATGAGGTCCGGACGTCGACCCAGAAGAAGTGGTACCCGGCGGGGACGCGCCTCATCTGGCTCACCTCTCCTGAGGGAGCGAAGACGCGAGCGCGGAGGACGCTCAGCCGCGAGGACAAGGCGCGCGGAGACCCTCCCGCGGAGGAAGGGCTCTTCTGAGTGCGAAGCCTCTCGCGCACATGATGGCTTGTTGAATCTTTCGTCGCCCGTCACGTAGATGAGGGCCGTGCGGCATCAGGCCGGCACCTCTCGTCGGGGGACAAACGGATGAACAAGAAGTTCGGCACCGCGGTGTTCATGATGGTGGCATGCGCCTTCGGGCCGATGACGGCCGTCGCGCAGGAGTCCTCGGGCAATTTCGATGTCACCGGCAATGAAGAGACGGCGACCCACGCCTGCACGCCGGGCAGCACGGTGGAGATCACCGGCAACGACAACACCGTGACGCTGACCGGCGAGTGCAAGAGCGTCACCGTGAACGGGAACGACAACAAGGTGAAGGTGGAGGCCACCGGTGCCATCTCCGTGACGGGGACCACCAACGCCGTCACCTGGAAGCGTGGACTCGGCAAGTCGAAGCCGAAGGTCAGCCGCACTGGCGTGGACAACAAGATCACCCAGGAGAAGTAGCCGCCGGACCGCGCGCCCGCTTCGGCACGGAAGCGGGCGCAGGCAGCGCTCAGCGTAGCGCGGAAGGCGCCGCGTCCTCGCCGAGCAACAGCTGCCGCACGATGGGCACGGGCGGGTAGCCGTGGGAGACCACTGCGTCATGGAAGCGCTGGAGGGTGAAGTCCTTGCCCCACTTCACCTTCGCGTCCTCGCGCAGCTCCATCAGCATCTTCTTGCCCAGCGCATACACCAGGTACGTAGGGTCGGACGTGCCACGGCGGGCCTCGCGCTCCGCGTTGATGCGCGTCATGTAGGCCTCCTTCTCGAAGAGGCTCACGGCCTGGTCGTACGTCATCCCGCGCGTGTGCAATGACAGACCCGCCACGTAGCGCGCCAGCCGCTGGAGGTAGAGCGCCAGCTGGTTCAGCCGCAGCCGGTCCGCCTGCGGACCCGTGCCGCCGTAGCCCTCGTCCAGCATCATCTGCTCGGTGTACAGGCCCCAGCCTTCGCTGAAGGAGCCGGAGCCCAACAGCCGGCGCACCTTGGACTGGATGCGATTGGTCCAGAGGAACTGCACATAGTGCCCCGGGTACGCCTCGTGGATGGAGACCAGCGGCAGCGCGTAGCGGTTGTAGAAGCTCATGTGCTGCTCGGCCTGCTCCGCGCTCCACGCCGGGTCCGGCGGCGTCACGTAGTAGTAGGCCTCCGTCGCCTTCGTCTCGAACGGGCCGGGCGTGCTCATGCTCGCGAAGGACAGCGCGCGGCTGAACACCGGCGTCTCCGCCACCTTCGCGCGCACCTCGCTGGGCACGGTGATGATGCGGCGGTCGATGAGGAACTGGCGGATGTCCTCCAGCGTCGCCGTGGTGGTGGACACCAGCTCCGCGCCGGCCGGGTGCTCCTTGCCCAGCTCGCGGTACACGTCCATGGGCGCCTTGCCCGGGGCAATCCGTCCCGCGACCTCGCGGAACTGGTCCTGCGTGCGCTTCATCTCCGCGCGCCCCCAGGCCAGCAGTGAGTCGATGCTCTCGGTGACGCCCTCCTCGTACTGGAGCTTCTGGCGGTACGTCTCCTCGCCAATGGCGAAGTCCCCGTTCGAGCGGGCCAGCAGGTCATCCTTCAGGAAGCGGATGTAGCCATCAATGGCCTCCAGGCACCGCGCCTGCGACTTCTTGAAGTCCTCCTGGAGCGCCGCATCCCGCACCGGCGCGAAGGCCTGCGGCAGCGTCTGCGCGTAGAGCGAACGCGTGCCCTTCGCCTGCTCCAGGGCGATCTCCGTCCACAGCTTCGGCGGGTTCTTCAAGTTCGCCGGCGCCACCGCGAAGACCTCCGGCACCACCGCCATGCGCTTCACCGCCGAGCGCATCCGCTCCTCCAGCGGCGCGAAGTCGCGGTTGATGAGCTGGTACACGGCGTTGGACGCGAAGCCCAGGTAGGCGTTCGGGTTGCGCTCCCACGAGCGCACCGTCTCCAGGTCCAGGATGCGCGCGCGGAGGTGGTTCTCCAGGATGTCGTAATCGGCCCGGTCCCCCGGAGGCAGCGAAGTCCGGTCCACCGTATCTGGCAGCGCCGCGAGCCGGTCCTTCAGGAACGCCAGGTGCGACGCCCGCTCCTCGGGGCGGAAGCCGCGCAGCTCGCCGTCATACGTGTGCAAGCCCGCGGACGTGGCGGACATCGGAGAGCGGCGGAAGTGCTCCTCGAAGTACACGTCCACGAAGCCTCGCAGCGCCACCTGCGCGGAGGACTCCGCGGGCGCCGTGGCCCGCGCTTCCGACCGCTCAGCGGGACGGGACGTGGTGCATCCAGGGGACAGCAGCAGCAGCGCGGCGAGGACGCTCGGGGTTCGCAGTGCCTTCATGGAGCCTCTGGGGGAAAGGAGACGCGGGCAGCGTCGCCCAAGGGCCCTCCCCCCACAAGCGACTCGGAGCGTTGACAGGAAGCTGTCAAATTGACAGGTTCCTGCCAATGCCACCGCTGACCCAGAAAGCAGAGACCTTCAGCGCCCTGGTCCTGGAGGTGTTCCAGTTGAACGGGTTGCTGCTCCAGGCCGGCGACCGGCTCAGTGCCCCGGCGGGCTTGACGAGCGCCCGCTGGCAGGTGCTGGGCGTCATCGACCATGGTCCCGCCACGGTCGCCGCCGTGGCGCGCACGATGGGGCTCGCGCGGCAGAGCGTGCAGCAGACGGCGGACGCGCTCGCGAGCGACGGGTTCGTGGAGTTCGTCGACAACCCGCATCACCAGCGGGCGAAGTGCGTCGCCCTGACGGCCGCCGGGCGCCGGGCGTTGCGCAAGGTCGAGCAGGCGCACGCCGCGTGGGCGGACCGGCTGGGCGCGAGCCTGCCTCCGGCGCTGCTCACCGCGGCGGTCGCGGGCGTCCGTGAAGCGCGTCTGCGGCTCGAAGAGGACCTGGCCGACGCGGAGCGCGCCCATGACCGGTGACACCAGCATCCCGCTGCTCCCCTGCGTGGAGCTCGCGTCGACGCTCGAGTTCTACGCGCTGCTCGGGTTCGAGGTGACGTACCAGCAACGCGCACCCAATCCCTACGCGGCGACCCGGCGCGGAGGCGCGCAGCTCCACTTCTTCGGCCTGAAGGGATTGGATCCACTCAAGGCCTTCAGCAGCTGTCTGATCATCGTGGACGAAGTGGAAGCACTGCACGCGCGCTTCCTCGACACGCTGCGGAAGGCCTATGGCCGGACTCCCGTCCGGGGGCTCCCGCGAATGACTCGCATGCGCAAGGGGCAGACGCGCTTCACCCTCACGGACCCCTCCGGCAATTCGCTCATGTTCATCCGCCGCGACGAACCGGAAGGCCATGGAGACGCGGAGCAAGCGCCGGCCACCCTCCTCGGCAAGGCGCTCAAGACGGCCCGGCGCCTTCGCGACTTCAAGGGCGATGACGCCGCCGCCGCGAAGGTGCTGGATGCCGCGCTGAAGAAGCCGGACGCGGGGACGGCGAAGGAACGGGAGCAGGCGCTCGCCGACCGCGCGGAGCTGGCCGAGGCATTGGGCGACACGCCTGGGCAGCGGTGAGGTTCAGAAGAAGAGCAGCTCGGGCTGGGGCGTCACCGTCTTCCTGAGCTGTCCCGGCGCCCCGTTCTGGGCCGCGCCGCTTCCAGACGTGGAGGTGGTCCCGTTGCCGCCCCCGCCCCCGGACGCGCCCCCACCGCCCCCTGCCTGCGCCAGGGTCGTGGGAGTGCCTGAAACACCAGGCTGGCCCGCGGCACCGCTGGTGACATTGAGTCGATCCAGGTTCTCGATGCTGGGAACATTCGCGGAGAGGAAGTGGATGATACCGCCCCCTCCGCCGCCACCACCGCCGTACACCTGCCCCGTCACCGGATTGGAACCCTGCCAGCCATTGGCCCCGGGACCTCCGTTGGCGGAGATCTTCCCGTTGCCCGCCACCGTGATGAGTCCACGCGAGATGAGGCTGACGACGCCACCTCCACCGCCACCCGCTCCAGCGACCGCGGTCCCCGGGTTCCTGGTGGGATTCAAGTTGATGCCAGGGCGGCCGGCGACGTCGATGGTTCCCCGGATGATGATGTTGCCCCTGGCGGCGAGGATGAGCCTGGGTCCGCCCACCCCGCCAGACACGTTGTTGTCCGTCGTGGCGCTGTAGCCGCTGCCGCCGCCCTCCAGGTCGGCGCGGCTGAGAATCCCGGCGCGCCCCGCGACCAATCCCCTACCGCCCTGGCTCCCGGAGGCGCCAGACATGGCGATGCCCTTGCGCGCGGGATTGCCGGGCTCGATCTGGAATTCGGGACTGACCCCGATGTGGCCTGACTCATTGATGATGATGTCGCCCGTGGCGCGAATCATCGTTCCGCTCGCGAAGGTGACCGACCCATCGATGGTGACGTTGCGGAACATCAGGTTGGCCTCCTTCGGGAGGGTCGCGTACCCCCCGGAGAAGTCCACCGGCTGGCGATCGGCCGAAAAGAAGAGGTCCCCCGCGGAGCCGTCGCCATAGAACGCGAGGGCTCCGGACTCTCCCTGCGGCCCCTGCGAACCTTGCTGGCCTTCCGGGCCCCGCGGACCCTGCGCACCGTTGCAGAGGAACTTGTTGGAGGACGGATCCACCTCCTCCTCGTTCAGGGTTCCGTCGCGGTTACGGTCGACACCGGCCGTCAGGTGCATGCCGCCCGTCGCGCAGTTGGGACCCGGCTGCTCGGGCACGGCGGAGATCAGCGTGCCCAATCCCTGAAGCCCCTGCGGACCTGGAGCCCCGGCTGCTCCTGGTGCGCCCTGTGCCCCCGGCTCCCCTTGCGCCCCTTGCGGCCCAGGTGCTCCCTGCGGGCCCTGGGCGCCTTGCGGACCTTGAGCCCCTGGAGCCCCCGGAGCACCCGACTCACCCTGGGCACCTGGAGGACCCTCGGCCCCCGAGGTTCCCGCCGACCCCTTGCAGGCGGCGAGGCCCAAAAATCCGGTGGCGAGCATGGCTCGCAGCCACTGCGTACGGACAACACCTGTCGAAAGAGATGCGCGCAATCAAAGCCCCCTGGGAACACACGGGTGCCCGGGGGATGCCCGGACCGCGTGAAACAATTGCGACGAACGTGCCATGCACGGTTACCCCACTCGCGGGCCGTGCGTCCATCCGTCCCGCGTTCCAGGTGAACGCGAGTGCTTCCGGACGCAACGCGGCGGCCCCCTCCGCCCAGAGGAGCCCACGGATGACGCGCCCTGCATCCGGCGCACGGCATGCCGGGTGCAAATCCAAAGGCAAGCACCTCCAGCCCCGCATGCGTGAAGAGGTCCCATGGCCGCCAACTACAAGAAGTTCTTCGCAGGCTCCCGAAACATTCCGAAGGGAATCTCCCTCGGCTATCCCGTCCCCGGTCCGCAGGAGGCCAGCGCGGATCAGATCGCCGGACAGGCCTTCTTCGCCACGCCGAACGACTGGAGCGCCATCCAGTCCTCCGCGTATGACTTCATCGTGATTGGCACCGGCCCCACCGGTGTGGCGTTCATCGAGCAGACGCTGAAGCACAACCCGAACGCGCGCATCCTGGTGCTGGAGCGGGGCGGCTTCTGGCTGCCCGCGCACTACCAGATGCTCCCGCTCGCCTTCCAGGCCGCGACGGGCTCACCGCCCACCACCTACCCGTGGACGCGCACGACGCGGATGGCGACCACGGAGCTGGAGTTCTTCCAGGCCGGCTACATCCCCGTGCTCGGTGGACGCTCGACCTACTGGAGCGCCTGGTGCCCCGCCCCGACGCCCGACCTGATGCGCGACTGGCCCCAGGAGCTGATCGACGTCACGCTCCAGCCGGGCTTCTGGGACCGCGCCCGCGCGTTCCTGCACGTCACCTCGATGGACCGGATCCACGATGGCGTCTACGGCGGCCTCCAGCGTCAAATCGACGTGAACCTCCGGGAGAACTTCAAGCGCTACGTGCCCTCGGCGGAGAGCGCGTTCCCGGCGCCCATCGCCGTGGGCAATCCCCCGTGGAGGGGCGTGAAGTTCTACAAGTACTCCACGGTCGGCACGCTGCTGGACCTGCAGCAATCGCAGAAGGCGCTGGCGGCGCAGGGCAAGGGACAGCCGCTGACCATCGTCGACCACTGCGTCGTGGACCGCCTGGTGCATGACGGCCATGGGACGGTCACCGCGCTGGAGACGAGCCGCGGTCCGCTGGCGGTGAGCTCGGCGAAGGTCGTGCTGGCGATGGGGACCATCCCGCCCGCGACGCTGCTGATGAACTCCTTCAAGGAGGCCCTGCCGAACATCGGCAAGCGTTACACCGGCCACTTCATGTCTCACATCACGGCGCGCGTGAAGCGCTCGGCGTTCAAGGACCTGTCCGCGCTGGAGATTGGCGCCACCTACCTGGACGGCAAGGCGCCCAATGGCTTGCAGTACCACGTGCAGACCAGCGCCTTCGCCTCCGCGAACCCGGAGGCGGACGAGAGCACCATCGCGCATGAAGCCCCGGACGCGGCGGCCGTCGCGTCGATGGCGCAGCTGAAGGGCTCCGAGGACTATGTCGTGTTCGTCTGCGCGACCCTGGGCGAGGTGAGCGAGAAGAACCCCGACAACTGGATCCGCATGAACGGCGGCACCGACCCGGCCACCAACATCACCCTCCAGCTCCAGCCCGGCGTGGAGGACCACCAGCTCTGGGACGTGCTCGACGAGGCGACGTACCAGGCCATCGACGTCATGGCCGGGCGCGCGGGCTGCGAGGGACCGGAGGTCGAGTACTGGGTCGACGACAACGCGAGCGGCGACGGCGGCCGTTGGCAGTCGGAGCGGCCGGGCCGCAAGCAGATCCGCCTGAACATCATCGTGCACGAGGCCTCGCCGCTGTGGATGGGCAGGGACCCGGCGACGTCGGTGGTCGGTCTGGACTACCGGCCACACGGCGTCCACAACGTCTACGTGACGGGCGGCGCGCTCTTCCCCACGTCGGGCTCGTGGAACCCCACGCTGACCATGTGCGGCCTGGCGCAGGACCTGGCGGACCGCCTGCGAGGCTGAGGCCTAGAGGAGCTCGCGGAGGACCTGGTTCAGGTGCGCGTCGAAGTCGAACGTGCATCCGGATGTATCCGGGGCGTCATCCAACAACCACGGCGCGAGGTCGTAGTCGTCGTGGTAGGCCTTGAGGATGAGCGCCCCCTCGTCGCGGCGCCATCCCGTGTCGAAGCTGTAGAAGTCATGGACGAACGAGTCGGCGATGTACTGAAAGGGAATGAGCCGCCTGCGCACCTCCAGCTCGCGCAGCGCGGCTTCCCGCTCGTCCTCTTCTTCCCCAAAGGAATCCTCCTCCAGGAACTCCTGGTAGCCCGCGTGCTGCTCCAGCACTTCGGCGGGGCTCAGCATCCGTGCCCGCTCATGGCCGGATGAATCCGTCGCGACGAACAGGCCGTGTCGGGTGATGAATTGGAGATAGGCTTTGGGGAGCACGGAGCCCAGCGCGGCTTCCAGCAGGCGCAGCTCCTCCTCGCGGACCGGGGTCACGCTCACGGCGCGGAGGGGAAGCCCCTGCTCGCGCGACAGTCGCTCCTTCAAGGCGTGGATGGCTTCGATGGCGCTCGGCATACCCGGGGCTTCGTAGCACGCGCGAGCGGTGCGACGGAGTCGCCAGGCCCCGGGCCGCCCACCCTTCCAGCACGGCCAGGCTGTCATATGACACACATGTCACGATTGTAACGCCGGAGCATGGCGCGCAAGCCCGCGTCCCTCTGAGCGTGCGTGGCATTGAGCTTGCTCTGCGTCGCGCCACCCGGCGTTCCCGTACGCCCGGAACCTTCACGCCTGTCCGAGGAAGCCATGCGCCGAGCCCGTCCCTCCGTCTTCGAGCGAATCCCCACCACGACCCGCGCCTGGGCGTCACGCGTGATGCTGCTGCTGGCCTGTGTCAGCGTCGTGGCCACCTCGAGGGCCCGGTCCGAAGACGTCGCGTCTTCGCCCTACACCGGGACGCCCTTCCGCCTGACCGCGGAGACCTCCAAGGTCACGCGCACGCTGGTCATCCGGACCACCCAGAAGGAGAAGTCGTCGGATCCGGTGTCAGGCGAGGTGCACATCCAGGCCAAGGCGAAGTGGACGCCGGGAGACCCCATCCAGACGCCGCCGCCGTCGCTGGCGATCAGCTACCCCGACGGGGAGCTCACCTACGGAAGCCAGAGCGGCATCCTGGAGCCCGACGTCTCCGTGACGGTGGAGAACGTGACGTACCTCGACGAGAAGTGCTCGAAGGCTCAAGACTGCGAGTGGACCGCGCAGGTCATCTTCAACGTCCAGGGCAACTCGGACTCCGGCACGATCACCGCCCCCGGCACGGTCGACGTGGAGTGGACGGCCCAGGCCTTCATGCACGTGCTGGATGACTCCAGCGTCCCCAAGGGCTTCACCGTGACCGTCTCCGAGCCCTGACGCTCCCAGGCCTCAAGGCGCGGCCTCTGGCGCCTTGATGAAGTCGATGAACGCCCGGAGCGGCGCGGGCACGAAGCGCCGCCCCGGGTAATAGAGGAACGGCCCCGGGAAGGGCTGCCACCAGGGTTCGAGCACGGGCACCAGGGCGCCGCTGTCCAGGTGTGGGCGCAGCCAGTCCTCGAAGAGGTGCACGATGCCGGTGCCCGCGATCGCCGCGTCGACAGCGAGGTCCGTCCCCCCGCCCGCACGCACGATGAGCGGTCCCGTGGGCTCGACCGTCACCACCTCGCCGTCACGCTCGAACTCCCAGAGCGTCATCGCGCCGCTCGCGAAGCGCCCGCGCAGGCAGGCATGCCGCAGCAGGTCCCGGGGGTGTTCCGGCCTCCCATGCCGCTCCAGGTATGCCGGGGACGCGGCGGTGGCGTGGCGCTGGACGCGCGGCCCGATGGGCACCGCGATCATGTCCTGCTCCAGCCGCTCGTCGTAGCGGATGCCCGCATCACAGCCTGCCGCGATGACGTCCACGAAGCTGTCCTCGGTGATGACCTCCAGGTGGATGTCGGGGTACGCGGCGAGGAACGGCGGCACGATGCGCGGTAGCACCAGCCGTGACGCGCTGATGGGCACGTTGAGGCGCAGCACGCCCGCGGGCGTACTGCGGAAGCCGTTCACTACGTCGAGCGCGGCCTCCATCTCCGTCAGCACGGGCGCCAGGCGCTCCAGCAGGCCTTCCCCGGCTTCGGTGGGGACGACACTGCGCGTCGTCCGGTTGAGCAGGCGGACGCCCAGCCGCTCCTCCAGCCGGCGGACCGCGTCGCTCAGCGAGGACGCGCTGCTCCCGCTCAGGCGCGCCCCCTCGCGGAAGCTGCGGGCCCTCGCCACCACCACGAAGGCGTTCAAGTCACCCAGGTCGACCTTCACTGTTCGCCGCTCCGCACACCCTGTACGGGTCGTGCCCCTTTATGCAGAAAGTCCACGGTGGCTATTCATGCTCCATCTCAAAAGGAGATGAGCATGCCCGGTATCGATTCCTCCAGCACCTTCCCCCTCGGGGGCCGCACCGTGAAGCGCCTCGGTTATGGGGCCATGCAGCTCGCGGGACCCGGCGTCTTCGGTCCGCCGAAGGACCCGGACGCCGCCCGGGCCGTGTTGCGCGAGGTCGTGGCCCGCGGGGTGGACCACATCGACACCAGCGACTTCTATGGCCCGCACGTCACCAACCAGCTCATCCGCGAGGCGCTGGCGCCCTACCCCGACGGCCTCGTCATCGTCACCAAGATTGGCGCCCGGCGCGGCAACGACGGCTCCTGGCTCCCTGCCTTCTCCAAGGAAGAGCTGACCCAGGCCGTGCACG
The sequence above is drawn from the Corallococcus sp. NCRR genome and encodes:
- a CDS encoding ribonuclease HII encodes the protein MSADSVQALLECSVTELTGRFVTQAQPIPQGLLEALEADPRQGAQALARKLRSRQEKNRAEGQRLRHLLKFETELWEQGLLKVAGVDEAGMAPLAGPVVAAAAILPRGYKLKGLDDSKKILDPDKREALAEALKRDVVAWAVGRAEVEEIDQLNIYHAGLLAMRRAVEGLGLTPDYVLVDARTIPQCPAPQRGIIKGDSLSLSIAAASVLAKTTRDRLMAQLDAQYPGYGLAAHKGYPTAQHVQAIQALGVLPIHRRSFGPVREALGLAQPSGPVPMQSELFAATPAPMAKR
- a CDS encoding peptidoglycan-binding protein: MRRKTQTSRSRAGKTRKREAPAGYRRAEVPSLPLEGYTLPAVDLERGSRGTGVRQLQTALVKLGHMTQAQMDTGPGTFGARTEGSLKRFQEAQGVDAIGVYGPKTRAAFKALGATLGGAETPAGLREKIVAEGLWGVANQDQIHYAQIRPIDGLQLRHKLPLDIDCSGFVTLCYKWAGAPDPNGNRYSGAGYTGTLEAHMLHIPLSQVRPGDLCLWQGKHVSLVIQGGEDPLLISHGSEAGPYEVRTSTQKKWYPAGTRLIWLTSPEGAKTRARRTLSREDKARGDPPAEEGLF
- a CDS encoding DUF3060 domain-containing protein codes for the protein MNKKFGTAVFMMVACAFGPMTAVAQESSGNFDVTGNEETATHACTPGSTVEITGNDNTVTLTGECKSVTVNGNDNKVKVEATGAISVTGTTNAVTWKRGLGKSKPKVSRTGVDNKITQEK
- a CDS encoding DUF885 domain-containing protein, coding for MKALRTPSVLAALLLLSPGCTTSRPAERSEARATAPAESSAQVALRGFVDVYFEEHFRRSPMSATSAGLHTYDGELRGFRPEERASHLAFLKDRLAALPDTVDRTSLPPGDRADYDILENHLRARILDLETVRSWERNPNAYLGFASNAVYQLINRDFAPLEERMRSAVKRMAVVPEVFAVAPANLKNPPKLWTEIALEQAKGTRSLYAQTLPQAFAPVRDAALQEDFKKSQARCLEAIDGYIRFLKDDLLARSNGDFAIGEETYRQKLQYEEGVTESIDSLLAWGRAEMKRTQDQFREVAGRIAPGKAPMDVYRELGKEHPAGAELVSTTTATLEDIRQFLIDRRIITVPSEVRAKVAETPVFSRALSFASMSTPGPFETKATEAYYYVTPPDPAWSAEQAEQHMSFYNRYALPLVSIHEAYPGHYVQFLWTNRIQSKVRRLLGSGSFSEGWGLYTEQMMLDEGYGGTGPQADRLRLNQLALYLQRLARYVAGLSLHTRGMTYDQAVSLFEKEAYMTRINAEREARRGTSDPTYLVYALGKKMLMELREDAKVKWGKDFTLQRFHDAVVSHGYPPVPIVRQLLLGEDAAPSALR
- a CDS encoding MarR family winged helix-turn-helix transcriptional regulator; its protein translation is MPPLTQKAETFSALVLEVFQLNGLLLQAGDRLSAPAGLTSARWQVLGVIDHGPATVAAVARTMGLARQSVQQTADALASDGFVEFVDNPHHQRAKCVALTAAGRRALRKVEQAHAAWADRLGASLPPALLTAAVAGVREARLRLEEDLADAERAHDR
- a CDS encoding DUF7151 family protein, which encodes MGTLISAVPEQPGPNCATGGMHLTAGVDRNRDGTLNEEEVDPSSNKFLCNGAQGPRGPEGQQGSQGPQGESGALAFYGDGSAGDLFFSADRQPVDFSGGYATLPKEANLMFRNVTIDGSVTFASGTMIRATGDIIINESGHIGVSPEFQIEPGNPARKGIAMSGASGSQGGRGLVAGRAGILSRADLEGGGSGYSATTDNNVSGGVGGPRLILAARGNIIIRGTIDVAGRPGINLNPTRNPGTAVAGAGGGGGGVVSLISRGLITVAGNGKISANGGPGANGWQGSNPVTGQVYGGGGGGGGGIIHFLSANVPSIENLDRLNVTSGAAGQPGVSGTPTTLAQAGGGGGASGGGGGNGTTSTSGSGAAQNGAPGQLRKTVTPQPELLFF
- a CDS encoding GMC oxidoreductase encodes the protein MAANYKKFFAGSRNIPKGISLGYPVPGPQEASADQIAGQAFFATPNDWSAIQSSAYDFIVIGTGPTGVAFIEQTLKHNPNARILVLERGGFWLPAHYQMLPLAFQAATGSPPTTYPWTRTTRMATTELEFFQAGYIPVLGGRSTYWSAWCPAPTPDLMRDWPQELIDVTLQPGFWDRARAFLHVTSMDRIHDGVYGGLQRQIDVNLRENFKRYVPSAESAFPAPIAVGNPPWRGVKFYKYSTVGTLLDLQQSQKALAAQGKGQPLTIVDHCVVDRLVHDGHGTVTALETSRGPLAVSSAKVVLAMGTIPPATLLMNSFKEALPNIGKRYTGHFMSHITARVKRSAFKDLSALEIGATYLDGKAPNGLQYHVQTSAFASANPEADESTIAHEAPDAAAVASMAQLKGSEDYVVFVCATLGEVSEKNPDNWIRMNGGTDPATNITLQLQPGVEDHQLWDVLDEATYQAIDVMAGRAGCEGPEVEYWVDDNASGDGGRWQSERPGRKQIRLNIIVHEASPLWMGRDPATSVVGLDYRPHGVHNVYVTGGALFPTSGSWNPTLTMCGLAQDLADRLRG
- a CDS encoding SMI1/KNR4 family protein, yielding MPSAIEAIHALKERLSREQGLPLRAVSVTPVREEELRLLEAALGSVLPKAYLQFITRHGLFVATDSSGHERARMLSPAEVLEQHAGYQEFLEEDSFGEEEDEREAALRELEVRRRLIPFQYIADSFVHDFYSFDTGWRRDEGALILKAYHDDYDLAPWLLDDAPDTSGCTFDFDAHLNQVLRELL
- a CDS encoding LysR family transcriptional regulator, translating into MKVDLGDLNAFVVVARARSFREGARLSGSSASSLSDAVRRLEERLGVRLLNRTTRSVVPTEAGEGLLERLAPVLTEMEAALDVVNGFRSTPAGVLRLNVPISASRLVLPRIVPPFLAAYPDIHLEVITEDSFVDVIAAGCDAGIRYDERLEQDMIAVPIGPRVQRHATAASPAYLERHGRPEHPRDLLRHACLRGRFASGAMTLWEFERDGEVVTVEPTGPLIVRAGGGTDLAVDAAIAGTGIVHLFEDWLRPHLDSGALVPVLEPWWQPFPGPFLYYPGRRFVPAPLRAFIDFIKAPEAAP